The Phragmites australis chromosome 13, lpPhrAust1.1, whole genome shotgun sequence DNA window gtaccccgaggacccaagaaaggtagttccgggagagagtgcacGGGGTTGCAAGCagcggccctcgagcactcggttctccgaggatctgaacagtcaattccgggagagagtgctcggggccgtgaatagtgacccccgagcgctcggttccccgaggaccaagagagggcgttttcgggagagagtactcggggatgtgaacagtgacccccgagcactcggttccccgacggcctaagaagtccttcgccggtggcccccacagaggcctagcggtgaggtgtcaactagtgaAAGGCCTaataccgcatttaagagggcgcgtggcctgtcacttccaactgctccagcCACGCTCGTTGTCAGTCCccgccacattctggcagaagggcgtagggacatttaatgcacgggtcccattcCACGTCCTCCGGCGCCTCgagatagcatcgcgaggcccaaggcgccccacctgccgccctgttgtgtcaggcgaacaagaccgggcgggcacgctgggctgctctgtggctgcccgatgggccctttCCGCGGCGCtcgttgccaacgccatcatgacgaccaagaccgggcgggggtgccttggaactcgtgccctccccttTGGGGTACGCTACCGTCGGTGGGTATTTAAGAGTAGCCGGTGGACACAGCGAAGGAGGCCGAATCCAGACGGATCCAGTTCtctaactctctctctctctctcggatgGGAACAAAGACCGAAGATGGAAGAAcacctcagtacaagcacagaagctgagaccaccgaagaacaaggagcccgaagctctaggatagacaaatattcttgtaaccagcaacatcccttagagacattctcagtgcatttatagcatccacacaggagtagggtattacgctcagtgcggcccgaacctataaaaaaacctccagtgcatttactgcattttgCATTCGaccattccattccacctgccatcgcattcacacccatttatttctcccgcaaatagattcagaatcatccccccgccgaatctcaaagggagtccctccggatccctgctttaggagttcaccctccgacaagaACCTTGTCGGCTGGGGGCCTAGAGGCGctaggattgtttgctcgagcaatttggatctgagccgcatcgagtagggtcctgacctgattaaccataggggttaaaAGATTGGTCGGATCCAACTTTGGAATGGATCTTAGAATCTGATGGGCTCCCTGGACATTGGCATCTGGAGTGCTAAAAACACCATTGCCGAGGCTCGACTGCGGTCGAGCTGATGAAGCCTCGTGATGGCTGCCCTGAGAGAGTTCGTCCCTTGATCTCGAGACCAATGCTGGTGGAGGCGTGCCCATTGGAAGCCATCATTGAAGACCAGGAGGCGCCGATCCTCCTATGGTTTGTCGATGATTGATGGTATTAGGAGCTTATAGAGCTCTGGCTGCAGATGTCCCCGATGGTATATCTCCAGCAGTCGGCGTTGGCGGCTGATGCCGCTAGATCCTCGAGGATTTCCATGCCATTATTCACCATGACGTTTGGATCTGCCGCCATTGGATCGGCAGGTGGGACCCCGGTTCCTCCAGCCATAAACACGAATCAATGTGTTTGGCTGCTCTAGCTGTAAACGGAGCTGTTGTCACCACTCGCGTCGCTGTCGGTGTCTATGAACTATAGAACAttgggctccttgggatcccattcAAGGTGTCCCACCTCATGGTACCCTGCCAATGGGCTAGACTCGAGAATACTGATGTGGATTAGTCCATCCTGATCGTCCTAaaggaaaaccatagttccaaaCGCGATCTCTGATCCGACCGGGGACGATTCAAAAGCGATCGCTGGAGACTCGAAGCGGTCGTAGAAGCTGGCGCCGCAGAATTCGAGACATAGTTGATCTaaaaagcagaagacccctacctaacgtgccaactgtcgagggttTTTTTCCTGACAATATGTACGTAAGAATAATGGGTTGTCTTCGTGATTCAGGAATCGAACAGAAGACGAGACACACATGACTTATACAGGTTTGGGCTcccaattggagtaataccctacatcgtGAGTGTTCGATGATGTatctgtattcactcgagtacaaaCAATGTatctagatctattacaaggagtagatgggatctaaactagactaatgaggaagtcaccgagtatctcTTGTGACCCtagtgcttgcgtcgagttgcaaATAAGTTGTGTTTCTCTGGGAAAAAGAGTCTCCCTTATGGGGTCTGGATCTCCGTCTTATATAAGGTCTTGTACCGTCTGCTATTtcgccgtagtcgatagggagttttTCATCTTATTCACTAAGAAAGATTAGATAAATTCGGCTGGGATGctagttgttctcgagttgggtaactaATCGAGACCTTCATAGTATGCGTCTACTAGATCTCCGAAAGTATTATGTACCTTAGATTCGGTTCCGTAATATCTGAAGTTATTTAACATATTTTAttcatatatgatatactccctctggttgcaaatataagtcgttttagCCTTTTCAACTattatctaaatataagtcattctcgaacttctatgcatttctCTATCTTTTGTTTCAATCttactcttgtttaataaatgctaccacacTCACAATTGAATatgttatcttttccaatgcagaataaataaagggtagcaatgtcatttgatctactttcttaatccatatgcacaagtctaaaacgaacTACATTTGCAATTGGATGTAGTACTCcttatactatatatattatatagttAAATATTCTATAAGACAAAAAAAGCCGCTCAGTGCAGACCAGATCAGATAGCCTGTAGCCAAGCAATCCGCTTATAGCACTCTGACAAGGAACACAATCACACGGCAGGGAAAAAGCAGGAACAGCCGTACCACCTCGACCTAATCGCAACCACTAAACCAACAGATAATGCTGCCATGCACAAAGCAGCGGAGTGGTGGCCTAACCGGGTGATCAGTGATGAGCAATCACGCACCTCAAAGTAAGCTAGCTCATGCGTCCCGCCTTGCCGGTCCTTGTCCCTCACCACCGGACCTGGTGAGACAGCATTTCTAGTAGCCACATGCGTGGGAAAAGCTCGTCCTCCCCATGGGACCTCCTCTCCGCTATCTCTCCAGACGCTCCCTCCAAGTTGTGCTTTGAGACCATATGCGTGCGTTGGGGTTTAGCGTCCAGGATAAGAGGGACGCGCCTTGTTAGTAGTGACGATGCACTCCTGCACGCTGTCAAGTTAACCTTTTGATATTTGTTTCCGTTCTTACCTACTGCCACTGCCACTGTGTTGGTTAGCTGACGCACTGCTGCTTTGCTAGCTACTGCCCGCTGGACGTTGTTGATTTGCAGGCGCTTGAGTTGAGCAGTGTCGTATGCATGGACGCAGAGTGGTATTTCTAGCTAGTAATCTGAGCCGGTGCGCGGGATCTTTGCCCACTCCGGAACGCGACAATCCCCATACATTCAGCGTGTCCGGCCCCTCATCCTCGTGAGGCTGACGTGGACCCTCAAGGCGATATTTTTATAAGCGCCCGGGAGCGTCTTGTGGAGCTCAGGTCAGGCATTCGCCCATTTGCACGTGAGAGTATCGAGCTACAAATTCGGATCAGTGCACACTGGACAGGTTACAAGTAACACAACGGTGGTATCGCAGATTCGCGGTAGCATATCTGTTCCCAGCAGCTTGCGTGAGCCCTATTGGAGTGTCCAGCCAGCGATGGAGAGCGGCTTGCTCGACACAGCAGCGGCTGCCAGTCTCTGCCCGGCCGTGGGCGGGCCCCGCCGCGCCGGAAGCACCGCGAGCTTCTTGAACTGCGCGTGCTCCTCCAGAGGTGCATCATTTTCGTACAGTTGTGCAGTTCGCTGGTTGCTTTGTACGCTTCGTTTCTTTTCATTCGTCGGGCAATCTGACTGAGCTCCTGTTCAGACTGCAGGGTGAGCGCGTCCTACTCCATCGGCCGGATGCTGAGCGGGGTGAGGTCGGCGGCGCGCAAGAAGCTGTTCAGGAATGACCCGGCCGACCTGCTGGGCATCAGCAACTGGTTGGACTCGAGCGGCACCGGTGGCCACCATCACTGGTGGACGGCGCTGGAGAACAACTTCGTGCTGGAGGCCTCTGAGGACGAGTACGGCGGGGTCATCGTCGACGCCGACAGGCTGCCGGCCGACACGGCCGCCTTCGCGCGGTCGCTCACGGCGTCGCTCTCCTACTGGAAGTCCGTGGTACGGACAGTCCCCGTTCCCCTCTCGTGGCCTGCATTTGCAGTCAAACTAATCGAAATATTATCAGTTCGAGTTCAGCAATTCACTCACTGTATAAATCACGGCACTGGCGCTGAACCTACCTGATTTGCGAGTTTGATGTTGCAGGGGAAGAAAGGGGTGTGGTTGAAATTGCCAGCGGATCGTGCCGAGTTTGTACCCTTCGCAGTGAAGGTACGACTGTTCAGAAGCTTAGTCCTAATAAGACCTGTAATGTTTACCAAATTACTATTCTGAACCAACGAAATTCAGAATTTACTCATGATCTTCCTTATTTCTGCCCGCAGGAAGGTTTCAAGTACCACCATGCAGAGGAAGCATACGTTATGCTGACTTATTGGATCCCTGATGAGCCATGTATGCTCCCTGCAAATGCTTCTCATCAGGTTGGAGTTGGGGGCTTTGTGATCAATGATCAAATGGAGGTAAGTCACAT harbors:
- the LOC133888546 gene encoding nudix hydrolase 8-like isoform X1, which codes for MESGLLDTAAAASLCPAVGGPRRAGSTASFLNCACSSRDCRVSASYSIGRMLSGVRSAARKKLFRNDPADLLGISNWLDSSGTGGHHHWWTALENNFVLEASEDEYGGVIVDADRLPADTAAFARSLTASLSYWKSVGKKGVWLKLPADRAEFVPFAVKEGFKYHHAEEAYVMLTYWIPDEPCMLPANASHQVGVGGFVINDQMEVLVVQEKYCGSLLDGAWKLPTGFILASEEIYTGASREVKEETGVDTEFVDVVAFRHAHNVAFQKSDLFFICMLRPVSSEIKIDETEIQAAKWMPLEEFVKQPFIQEDHMFQKIMDICLQRLRKCYCGLTAHHVVSRFDGRASTLYYNVEEPEDVNCSAA